In a genomic window of Pararge aegeria chromosome 7, ilParAegt1.1, whole genome shotgun sequence:
- the LOC120625005 gene encoding mucin-2-like, whose protein sequence is MPILIFLLLFGYGWASLLPNGCPADFSVHRLLPHETNCGKFYACSNGRRILMQCPSGLSFDVELQECEPSNNVNCKTEHISSNEKENEEESERENEKGRTRNKRSNSNYLPNGCPVEFSVSKLLPHKDCARYYQCSFGMKMERSCPAGLHFNAELQKCDWPESAGCETEWLPNGCPKDFQKHHLLPHETDCGRFYYCVFGEKVERNCPAGLHFDPQKQVCNWPRDVDCTSSTTQRPSTTSTTTYMPSTTTTTNDPSTTSNMPSTTTATNGPSTTTTQNEPSTTTTTHSPTTMKTTTTTEITWLPNGCPESFNIHHLIPHEYDCNKFYICDFGQKVERSCALGTYFDPSLQICNWPFAVNCTSSSTPGPPATTQEATSTTSTTTTTLPPPTLPPQTTTTTQEVPTTTEEVPTTTEEVTTTTSTTTTTLPPPTLPPQTTTTQEVPTITEEVTTSTSTTTTTLSPPTLPPQTTTTTEEVSTTTEEVTTTTSTTTTTPPPPTLPPQTTTTTEEVPTTTEEVTTTTSTTTTTLPPPTLPPQTTTTTQEVPTTTEKVTTTTSTTTTTLPPPTLPPQTTTTTEEVSTTTEEVTTTTSTTTTTLPPPTLPPQTTTTTEEVPTTTEEVTTTTSTTTTTLPPPTLPPQTTTTTQEVPTTTEKVTTTTSTTTTTLPPPTLPPQTTTTTQEVPSTTEEVTTTTSTTTTTLPPPTLPPQTTTTTEEVPTTTEEVTTTTSTTTTTLPPPTLPPQTTTTTQEVPTTTEEVTTTTNTTTTTLPPPTLPPQTTTTTEEVPTTTEEVTTTTTSTTTTTLPPPTLPPQSTTTTQEVPTTTEEVTTTTSTTTTTLPPPTLPPQTTTNTEEVPTTTEEVTTTTSTTTTTLPPPTLPPQTTTTTQEVPTTTEEVTTTTSTTTTILPPPTLPPQTTTTTEEVPTTTEEVKTTTSTTTTTLPPPTLPPQTTTTTEEVSTTTEEVTTTTSTTTTTLPPPTLPPQTTTTTEEVPTTTEEVTTTTSTTTTTLPPPTLPPQTTTTTQEVPTTTEEVATTTSTTTTTLPPPTLPPQTTTTTEEVPTTTEEVKTTTSTTTTTPPPPTLPPQTTTTTQEVPTTTEEVTTTTSTTTTTLPPPTLPPQTTTTTEEVSTTTEEVTTTTSTTTTTLPPPTLPPQTTTTTEEVPITTEEVTTTTSTTTTTLPPPTLPPQTTSTTQEVPTTTEEVTTTTSTTTTTLPPPTLPPQTTTTTEEVSTTTEEVTTTKSTTTTTLPPPTLPPQTTTTTEEVPTTTEEVKTTTSTTTTTLPPPTLPPQTTTTTEEVSTTTEEVTTTTSTTTTTLPPPTLPPQTTTTTEEVPTTTEEVTTTTSTTTTTLPPPTLPPQTTSTTQEVPTTTEEVATTTSTTTTTLPPPTLPPQTTTTKEEVSTTTEEVTTTTSTTTTTLPPPTLPPQTTTTTEEVPTTTEEVTTTTSTTTTTLPPPTLPPQTTTTTQEVPTTTEEVTTTTSTTTTTLPPPTLPPQTTTTTEEVPTPTEEVTTTTSTTTTTPPPPTLPPQTTTTTQEVPTTTEEVTTTTSTTTTTLPPPTLPPQTTTTTEEVPTTTEEVTTTTSTTTTTLPPPTLPPQTTTTTQEVPTTTEEVTTTTSTTTKTLPPPTLPPQTTTTTEEVSTTTEEVTTTTSTTTTTLPPPTLPPQTTTTTEEVPTTTEEVTTTTSTTTTTLPPPTLPPQTTTTTQDVPTTTEEVTTTTSTTTTTLPPPTLPPQTTTTTEEVSTTTEEVTTTTSTTTTTLPPPTLPPQTTTTTEEVPTTTEEVTTTTSTTTTTLPPPTLPPQTTTTTQEVPTTTEEVTTTTSTTTKTLPPPTLPPQTTTTTEEVSTTTEEVTTTTSTTTTTLPPPTLPPQTTTTTEEVPTTTEEVTTTTSTTTTTLPPPTLPPQTTTTTQEVPTTTEEVTTTTSTTTTTLPPPTLPPQTTTTTEEVSTTTEEVTTTTSTTTTTLPPPTLPPQTTTTTEEVPTTTEEVTTTTSTTTTTLPPPTLPPQTTTITQEVPTTTEEVTTTTSTTTKTLPPPTLPPQTTTTTEEVSTTTEEVTTTTSTTTTTLPPPTLPPQTTTTTEEVPTTTEEVTTTTSTTTTTLPPPTLPPQTTTTTQEVPTTTEEVTTTTSTTTTTLPPPTLPPQTTTTTEEVPTTTEEVTTTTSTTTTTLPPPTLPPQTTTTTEEVSTTTEEVTTTTSTTTTTLPPPTLPPQTTTTTEEVPTTTEEVTTTTSTTTTTLSPPTLPPQSTTTTQEVPTTTEEVTTTTSTTTTTLAPPTLPPQTTTTTTQEVPTTTEEVTTTTSTTTTTLPPPTLPPQTTTTTEEVPTTTEKVTTTTSTTTTTLPPPTLPPQTTTTTQEVPTTTEEVTTTTSTTTTTLPPPTLPPQTTTTTEEVPTTTEELTTTTTSTTTTTTTSSDTTTPNVICPPGLIGNVAHPYECNKYYLCLGGIATLLMCTAGFEFDPVSATCVEISENGCFAGQGKWTPTLMPTTTEAVFTTTGATDGTDTTIRPTTDIPFETTVPSIQTTISQETTVISNKTTTQSGTTAASDETTTDSYTPVSNNETTTTNGTTTDSYSIKPSDETTTDSYSTVPSNKTTSEAYTTVTSNETATESYSTVSSNETITEAYTTVTSNETATESYSTVPSNETTTEAYTTVSSNKTVTESYSTVPSNSTTTESYATVPSDETTIETYTTVTSNETASESYSTVPSSETTTESYSTVPSNKTTTESYVTVPGNEKTTATYSTVDSNETATESYSTVPSNETTTESYSTVSSNETTTESFSTIPSNETTTEAYTTVAGNETATDSYSTVPSNETTTVSYTTIAGNETTVAISSTISSNETTTQYETTVPIHETTTNSYTTVSSIDSTTEFITTTESGTLIDESTTEFLTTVPTAYTTDKQTTSPRFSTTDRPMETTAGKIEITTEYIPTTVGIPADICPPGFFGNLAHPELCNKYFLCLGGGAPILLLECGANTEFNQDVQDCVEISENGCFAGQGKWTPTESQTTDSYTTIRDTETTTKDNGHGELDPTTERKSTVSNTTAEDFETTSVLVQTTVDNTATTAPVETTTSNICPPGYSGYIPDPVQCDRFFHCVVGNALPLYCPVGMEFDPTIKQCAPISENGCFAAQGKWTPTEEQTTNSGTSQGTTGNNNADTETTTTVVDEITTNKETTMDDRKTTTEGTDEDVITTTISSEDSKTTVDFIKTTKQESENQDSTTEHETTKIFYTTVKNDNEDSTRYQQTTIQTVPTTEKNDNKDSTRDQPSTIKIDSTTISDGVNTEKITRDTTVEVSLTTSSTVNDPSANICMPGFSGFIPDPLACNSFYQCIVGHPIRLFCGSGTEFDPVSLQCVPISAQGCYASKGLFTPTEKEQQTTDAYTVAPGESDEKATPKYLTTTTKSKGVNEDEKDDINVKTTASVEMTTRSVCPPNVFGNVADPERCDRFFMCAAGVSIPLYCSDGFEFDDTIQQCVNISENGCFARQQKTDKTATEVYTTSELPATIADDKTAKNDETTTENVETTTADDVTTTVLCPPGVFGNVPDPKRCDKFHMCTGGTSIPLYCSDGFEFDPIKRQCVVITENGCTAASKT, encoded by the exons atTTGTAACTGGCCCTTTGCCGTAAATTGTACATCATCATCTACTCCAGGACCTCCAGCTACGACACAGGAGGCCACTTCCACAACAAGTACTACTACAACGACCCTACCACCTCCGACCTTGCCTCctcaaacaacaacaacaacacagGAGGTTCCAACTACAACAGAGGAG GTTCCAACTACAACAGAGGAGGTGACGACTACAACAAGTACTACTACGACGACTCTACCACCTCCGACCTTGCCTCCtcaaacaacaacaacacagGAGGTTCCAACTATAACAGAGGAGGTGACGACTTCAACAAGTACTACTACAACGACTCTATCACCACCGACCTTGCCTCCTCAAACGACAACAACCACGGAGGAGGTTTCAACTACGACAGAGGAG GTGACGACTACAACAAGTACTACTACGACAACTCCACCACCTCCGACTTTGCCTCCTCAAACGACAACAACTACGGAGGAGGTTCCAACTACAACAGAGGAGGTGACGACTACAACAAGTACTACTACGACAACTCTACCACCTCCGACTTTGCCTCCTCAAACGACAACAACAACACAGGAGGTTCCAACTACAACAGAGAAGGTGACGACTACAACAAGTACTACTACTACGACTCTACCACCACCGACCTTGCCTCCTCAAACGACAACAACCACGGAGGAGGTTTCAACTACGACAGAGGAGGTGACGACTACAACAAGTACTACTACGACAACTCTACCACCGCCAACTTTGCCTCCTCAAACGACAACAACCACGGAGGAGGTTCCAACTACAACAGAGGAGGTGACGACTACAACAAGTACTACTACGACAACTCTACCACCTCCGACTTTGCCTCCTCAAACGACAACAACAACACAGGAGGTTCCAACTACAACAGAGAAGGTGACGACTACAACAAGTACTACTACTACGACTCTACCACCACCGACCTTGCCTCctcaaacaacaacaacaacacagGAGGTTCCATCTACGACAGAAGAGGTGACGACTACAACAAGTACTACTACAACGACTCTTCCACCACCGACCTTGCCTCCTCAAACGACAACAACTACGGAGGAGGTTCCAACTACAACAGAGGAGGTGACGACTACAACAAGTACTACTACGACGACTCTACCACCTCCAACTTTGCCTCCGCAAACGACAACAACAACACAGGAGGTTCCAACTACAACAGAGGAGGTGACGACTACAACaaatactactacgacaactCTACCACCTCCGACTTTGCCTCCTCAAACGACAACAACCACGGAGGAGGTTCCAACTACGACAGAGGAGGTGACGACTACAACAACTAGCACTACTACAACGACTCTACCACCTCCGACCTTGCCTCCTCAATCGACAACGACAACACAGGAGGTTCCAACTACAACAGAGGAGGTAACGACTACAACAAGTACTACTACGACGACTCTACCACCTCCAACTTTACCTCCTCAAACGACAACAAACACGGAGGAGGTTCCAACTACAACAGAGGAAGTGACGACTACAACAAGTACTACTACGACGACTCTACCACCTCCAACTTTGCCTCCGCAAACGACAACAACAACACAGGAGGTTCCAACTACAACAGAGGAGGTGACGACTACAACAAgtactactacgacaattctACCACCTCCAACTTTGCCTCCTCAAACGACTACAACCACGGAGGAGGTTCCAACTACAACCGAGGAGGTGAAGACTACAACAAGTACTACTACGACAACTCTACCACCTCCGACTTTGCCTCCTCAAACGACAACAACCACGGAGGAGGTTTCAACTACGACAGAGGAGGTGACGACTACAACAAGTACTACTACGACAACTCTACCACCTCCAACTTTGCCTCCTCAAACGACAACAACCACGGAGGAGGTTCCAACTACAACAGAGGAAGTGACGACTACAACAAGTACTACTACGACGACTCTACCACCTCCAACTTTGCCTCCGCAAACGACAACAACAACACAGGAGGTTCCAACTACAACAGAGGAGGTGGCGACTACAACAAGTACTACTACGACAACTCTACCACCTCCAACTTTGCCTCCTCAAACGACTACAACCACGGAGGAGGTTCCAACTACAACCGAGGAGGTGAAGACTACAACAAGTACTACTACGACGACTCCACCACCTCCGACTTTGCCTCCTCAAACGACAACAACAACACAGGAGGTTCCAACTACAACAGAGGAGGTGACGACTACAACAAGTACTACTACGACAACTCTACCACCTCCGACTTTGCCTCCTCAAACGACAACAACCACGGAGGAGGTTTCAACTACGACAGAGGAGGTGACGACTACAACAAGTACTACTACGACAACTCTACCACCTCCAACGTTGCCTCCTCAAACGACAACAACCACGGAGGAGGTTCCAATTACAACAGAGGAAGTGACGACTACAACAAGTACTACTACGACGACTCTACCACCTCCAACTTTGCCTCCGCAAACGACTTCAACAACACAGGAGGTTCCAACTACGACAGAGGAGGTGACGACTACAACAAGTACTACTACAACGACTCTACCACCACCGACTTTGCCTCCTCAAACGACAACAACCACGGAGGAGGTTTCAACTACGACAGAGGAGGTGACGACTACAAAGAGTACTACTACGACAACTCTACCACCTCCAACTTTGCCTCCTCAAACGACTACAACCACGGAGGAGGTTCCAACTACAACCGAGGAGGTGAAGACTACAACAAGTACTACTACGACGACTCTACCACCTCCGACTTTGCCTCCTCAAACGACAACAACCACGGAGGAGGTTTCAACTACGACAGAGGAGGTGACGACTACAACAAGTACTACTACGACAACTCTACCACCTCCAACTTTGCCTCCTCAAACGACAACAACCACGGAGGAGGTTCCAACTACAACAGAGGAAGTGACGACTACAACAAGTACTACTACGACGACTCTACCACCTCCAACTTTGCCTCCGCAAACGACTTCAACAACACAGGAGGTTCCAACTACAACAGAGGAGGTGGCGACTACAACAAGTACTACTACGACAACTCTACCACCTCCGACTTTGCCTCCTCAAACGACAACAACCAAGGAGGAGGTTTCAACTACGACAGAGGAGGTGACGACTACAACAAGTACTACTACAACGACTCTACCACCACCGACTTTGCCTCCTCAAACGACAACAACCACGGAGGAGGTTCCAACTACAACAGAGGAAGTGACGACTACAACAAGTACTACTACGACGACTCTACCACCTCCAACTTTGCCTCCGCAAACGACAACAACAACACAGGAGGTTCCAACTACAACAGAGGAGGTGACGACTACAACAAGTACTACTACAACGACTCTACCACCACCGACCTTGCCTCCTCAAACGACAACAACTACGGAGGAGGTTCCAACTCCAACAGAGGAGGTGACGACTACAACAAGTACTACTACGACAACTCCACCACCTCCGACTTTGCCTCCTCAAACGACAACAACAACACAGGAGGTTCCAACTACAACAGAGGAGGTGACGACTACAACAAGTACTACTACGACAACTCTACCACCTCCAACTTTGCCTCCTCAAACGACTACAACCACGGAGGAGGTTCCAACTACAACAGAGGAAGTGACGACTACAACAAGTACTACTACGACGACTCTACCACCTCCAACTTTGCCTCCGCAAACGACAACAACAACACAGGAGGTTCCAACTACAACAGAGGAGGTGACGACTACAACAAGTACTACTACGAAAACTCTACCACCTCCGACTTTGCCTCCTCAAACGACAACAACCACGGAGGAGGTTTCAACTACGACAGAGGAGGTGACGACTACAACAAGTACTACTACGACGACTCTACCACCTCCGACTTTGCCTCCTCAAACGACAACAACCACGGAGGAGGTTCCAACTACAACAGAGGAAGTGACGACTACAACAAGTACTACTACGACGACTCTACCACCTCCAACTTTGCCTCCGCAAACGACAACAACAACACAGGACGTTCCAACTACAACAGAGGAGGTGACGACTACAACAAGTACTACTACGACGACTCTACCACCTCCGACTTTGCCTCCTCAAACGACAACAACCACGGAGGAGGTTTCAACTACGACAGAGGAGGTGACGACTACAACAAGTACTACTACGACAACTCTGCCACCGCCAACTTTGCCTCCTCAAACGACAACAACCACGGAGGAGGTTCCAACTACAACAGAGGAAGTGACGACTACAACAAGTACTACTACGACGACTCTACCACCTCCAACTTTGCCTCCGCAAACGACAACAACAACACAGGAGGTTCCAACTACAACAGAGGAGGTGACGACTACAACAAGTACTACTACGAAAACTCTACCACCTCCGACTTTGCCTCCTCAAACGACAACAACCACGGAGGAGGTTTCAACTACGACAGAGGAGGTGACGACTACAACAAGTACTACTACGACAACTCTACCACCTCCAACTTTGCCTCCTCAAACGACAACAACCACGGAGGAGGTTCCAACTACAACAGAGGAAGTGACGACTACAACAAGTACTACTACGACGACTCTACCACCTCCAACTTTGCCTCCACAAACGACAACAACAACACAGGAGGTTCCAACTACAACAGAGGAGGTGACGACTACAACAAGTACTACTACGACGACTCTACCACCTCCGACTTTGCCTCCTCAAACGACAACAACCACGGAGGAGGTTTCAACTACGACAGAGGAGGTGACGACTACAACAAGTACTACTACGACAACTCTGCCACCGCCAACTTTGCCTCCTCAAACGACAACAACCACGGAGGAGGTTCCAACTACAACAGAGGAAGTGACGACTACAACAAGTACTACTACGACGACTCTACCACCTCCAACTTTGCCTCCGCAAACGACAACAATAACACAGGAGGTTCCAACTACAACAGAGGAGGTGACGACTACAACAAGTACTACTACGAAAACTCTACCACCTCCGACTTTGCCTCCTCAAACGACAACAACCACGGAGGAGGTTTCAACTACGACAGAGGAGGTGACGACTACAACAAGTACTACTACGACAACTCTACCACCTCCAACTTTGCCTCCTCAAACGACAACAACCACGGAGGAGGTTCCAACTACAACAGAGGAAGTGACGACTACAACAAGTACTACTACGACGACTCTACCACCTCCAACTTTGCCTCCACAAACGACAACAACAACACAGGAGGTTCCAACTACAACAGAGGAGGTGACGACTACAACAAGTACTACTACGACAACTCTACCACCTCCGACTTTGCCTCCTCAAACGACAACAACCACGGAGGAGGTTCCAACTACAACAGAAGAGGTGACTACTACAACAAGTACTACTACTACGACTCTACCACCACCGACTTTGCCTCCTCAAACGACAACAACCACGGAGGAGGTTTCAACTACGACAGAGGAGGTGACGACTACAACAAGTACTACTACGACAACTCTACCACCTCCAACTTTGCCTCCTCAAACGACTACAACCACGGAGGAGGTTCCAACTACAACAGAGGAGGTGACGACTACAACAAGTACTACTACAACGACTCTATCACCTCCGACCTTGCCTCCTCAATCGACAACAACAACACAGGAGGTTCCAACTACAACAGAGGAGGTAACGACTACAACAAGTACTACTACGACGACTCTAGCACCTCCAACTTTGCCTCCTCAAacgacaacaacaacaacacagGAGGTTCCAACTACAACAGAAGAGGTGACGACTACAACAAGTACTACTACTACGACTCTACCACCACCGACTTTGCCTCCTCAAACGACAACAACCACGGAAGAGGTTCCAACTACAACAGAAAAGGTGACGACTACAACAAGTACTACTACGACGACTCTACCACCTCCAACTTTGCCTCCTCAAACGACAACAACAACACAGGAGGTTCCAACTACAACAGAGGAGGTGACGACTACAACAAGTACTACTACGACAACTCTACCACCTCCGACTTTGCCTCCTCAAACGACCACAACCACGGAGGAGGTTCCAACTACAACAGAGGAGTTGACGACTACAACAACTAGCACTACTACAACGACAACAACATCAAGTGACACGACAACACCCAATGTGATATGCCCCCCAGGATTAATTGGGAATGTGGCACATCCGTATGAATGCAACAAATACTATTTGTGTCTTGGAGGTATTGCTACTTTGCTGATGTGCACTGCAGGTTTTGAATTCGACCCAGTTTCAGCG ACATGCGTTGAGATTTCTGAAAACGGGTGTTTTGCCGGCCAAGGCAAATGGACTCCAACGTTAATGCCAACAACAACTGAAGCTGTATTTACAACAACAGGGGCTACTGATGGAACTGACACGACAATCAGACCAACAACTGATATACCTTTCGAAACTACTGTACCATCTATTCAAACTACAATTTCACAAGAAACTacagtaataagtaataaaacaacAACTCAGTCAGGAACAACTGCTGCTAGTGACGAAACAACAACGGATTCGTACACACCAGTTTCTAATAATGAAACTACAACAACTAACGGAACTACGACTGATTCTTACTCAATAAAACCAAGTGATGAAACAACAACAGACTCTTACTCAACTGTTCCCAGTAATAAAACTACATCTGAGGCTTATACAACAGTTACTAGTAACGAAACAGCAACAGAGTCTTACTCGACTGTTTCCAGTAACGAAACCATAACTGAGGCTTATACAACAGTTACTAGTAACGAAACAGCAACAGAATCTTACTCAACTGTTCCCAGTAACGAAACAACAACTGAGGCTTATACAACAGTTTCTAGTAACAAAACAGTAACAGAGTCTTATTCAACTGTTCCTAGTAATTCAACAACAACAGAGTCTTACGCAACTGTTCCAAGTGACGAAACAACAATTGAGACTTATACAACAGTTACTAGTAACGAAACAGCTTCAGAGTCTTACTCAACTGTTCCCAGTAGTGAAACAACAACAGAGTCTTACTCAACTGTTCCCAGTAATAAAACAACAACAGAGTCGTACGTAACTGTTCCCGGTAACGAAAAAACAACTGCGACTTACTCAACAGTTGATAGTAACGAAACAGCAACAGAGTCTTACTCAACTGTTCCTAGTAATGAAACAACAACAGAGTCGTACTCAACTGTTTCCAGTAATGAAACAACAACAGAGTCTTTCTCAACTATTCCCAGTAACGAAACAACAACTGAGGCTTATACAACAGTTGCTGGTAACGAAACAGCAACTGACTCTTACTCAACTGTTCCCAGTAACGAAACAACAACAGTGTCTTACACAACGATTGCTGGTAACGAAACAACAGTAGCAATTTCATCAACAATTTCAAGTAATGAGACAACGACGCAATATGAAACGACTGTCCCTATTCACGAAACAACAACGAATTCTTACACAACAGTTTCTAGTATTGATTCAACAACAGAATTTATAACAACAACAGAGTCTGGAACGCTAATTGATGAATCAACTACGGAATTTCTAACAACAGTACCAACCGCTTATACAACAGACAAACAAACCACTTCACCTCGTTTTTCTACAACGGATAGGCCTATGGAAACAACTGCGGGTAAAATAGAGATAACAACAGAATATATTCCAACAACAGTTGGTATACCAGCAGACATATGCCCGCCAGGTTTCTTCGGGAATTTAGCGCACCCGGAATTGTGTAACAAGTATTTCTTGTGTTTGGGAGGAGGTGCACCGATTTTACTACTTGAGTGTGGGGCCAATACTGAGTTCAATCAGGATGTTCAG GATTGCGTCGAAATATCTGAGAACGGCTGTTTCGCCGGTCAAGGTAAATGGACGCCTACGGAATCACAAACCACTGACTCGTACACAACTATTCGAGATACAGAAACTACCACAAAGGACAATGGTCACGGTGAATTGGATCCAACAACAGAAAGAAAAAGTACTGTTAGCAATACAACAGCAGAAGACTTTGAGACTACATCAGTTTTAGTTCAGACTACAGTTGATAATACTGCCACTACAGCACCTGTAGAAACCACCACTAGCAATATATGTCCACCAG gttattcTGGTTATATACCAGACCCCGTGCAGTGTGACAGATTCTTCCATTGTGTTGTTGGTAATGCCTTACCACTTTATTGTCCAGTTGGAATGGAGTTTGATCCTACAATTAAA CAATGTGCACCGATTTCTGAAAACGGTTGTTTTGCCGCTCAAGGAAAATGGACGCCAACTGAGGAACAGACAACTAATTCTGGCACCTCCCAAGGTACAACTGGTAACAATAATGCTGATACTGAAACAACGACAACTGTAGTTGATGAGATAACAACAAACAAGGAAACAACAATGGATGATAGAAAAACCACAACTGAAGGAACTGATGAAGATGTCATAACGACAACTATTAGCTCAGAAGATTCTAAAACAACTGtcgattttattaaaacaacaaaacaagAAAGCGAAAATCAAGATTCTACAACAGAACATGaaacaactaaaatattttatactacaGTAAAAAATGACAATGAAGATTCTACAAGATATCAACAAACAACAATTCAAACAGTTCCAACAACagaaaaaaatgataataaagatTCCACTCGTGATCAACCTTCCACAATAAAAATAGATTCAACTACAATATCAGATGGAGTTAATACAGAGAAAATTACGAGAGATACAACGGTTGAAGTATCACTAACTACTTCGAGTACTGTAAACGATCCTTCAGCAAATATATGCATGCCAGGTTTTTCAGGCTTCATACCAGACCCTTTAGCCTGTAACAGTTTTTACCAATGTATTGTTGGCCATCCTATAAGATTGTTCTGTGGTTCTGGAACTGAATTCGATCCGGTTTCTTTG CAATGCGTGCCAATATCTGCGCAAGGCTGTTACGCTTCCAAGGGACTGTTCACACCGACTGAAAAAGAACAACAGACAACAGATGCGTATACAGTCGCACCTGGCGAGTCTGATGAAAAGGCAACCCCGAAGTAtctaacaacaacaacaaagtCTAAAG gTGTGAACGAAGATGAGAAAGACGATATAAACGTTAAAACGACAGCGTCTGTTGAAATGACAACAAGGAGTGTCTGCCCGCCTAACGTCTTTGGCAACGTGGCGGATCCGGAACGGTGTGACAGATTCTTCATGTGTGCAGCCGGTGTTTCCATACCACTTTACTGCAGTGACGGGTTCGAATTCGATGACACGATTCAA CAATGCGTGAATATTTCCGAAAATGGATGTTTCGCAAGACAGCAAAAGACGGATAAAACTGCAACAGAAGTATATACAACATCAGAACTGCCAGCAACTATTGCTGATGATAAAACTGCAAAGAATGATGAAACAACAACAGAAAATGTTGAAACAACAACAGCTGATGATGTGACAACAACAGTTTTATGTCCTCCGGGAGTTTTTGGAAATGTGCCAGATCCGAAACGCTGTGATAAGTTTCATATGTGCACCGGTGGTACTTCCATTCCTTTGTACTGCTCTGACGGGTTCGAATTCGATCCCATTAAAAGG CAATGTGTGGTGATAACTGAAAATGGGTGTACGGCGGCATCGAAAACGTAA